In Spinacia oleracea cultivar Varoflay chromosome 5, BTI_SOV_V1, whole genome shotgun sequence, a single window of DNA contains:
- the LOC110803357 gene encoding kinesin-like protein KIN-12E, with translation MFKLPFFSKTPSSVKTRVGFHDPPDSARATPSMAKSMSRDNLLQSSTVRNFNDREEFRDSANNALAVRSFDLPEDPSFWKDHNVQVIIRLRPLNTSEISLQGSNKCVRQESSQSITWTGHPESRFTFDVVADENVTQENLFKVAGVPMVENCVAGYNSCMFAYGQTGSGKTHTMLGDIEGGTRRSSVDCGMTPRVFEHLFSRIQKEKEARREEKFRFTCKCSFLEIYNELILDLLNPSSVNLQIREDLKKGIHVENLTELEVTSAREVMQQLLQGAANRKVASTNMNRASSRSHSVFTCVIESTWESQGVTHHRFARLNLVDLAGSERQKSSGAEGDRLKEATNINKSLSTLGLVIMNLVGISNGKSHHVPYRDSKLTFLLQDSLGGNAKTTIIANISPSICCSVETLSTLKFAQRAKFLKNNAIVNEDASGDVLAMRMQIQQLKKEVSHLRSLHDGGAGNQDSDAMTLGLLGSPGAFKWEGLNSTLSPLASNKRPSQKKEVEVALVGAFRREKDKDMALQALTAENQAAMQLAKQRQDEIQGLKMRLGFREAGIKRLEAVASGKISAETHLLKEKEEHLKEIEVLRAQVNKNQEVARFAMENLRLKEEIRRLQSFCEEGERERMNEQINTLQYKLLEALDWKLMHESEPSNAQKKSPCLLTDLDQLNFNKESASSWQSIIKEENEFLRMQAIQNQAEIDSLRKKLESYVEAKEKTERHIKDLEAELEEIRSAKDTKEESEKLQIDAPLTMTNDINNSDQLELKAMVDVIGAASQREAEAHEMAITLAKENDELRAKIKVLLEDNSKLIDLYERAAAETSKANNLDDQCDANEDQDTGSGASPKLAEMHDENEKLMSLYEKAMQERDEFKRMLLSAVNNNSAERGDFECPEKIAEVGGECYSESSTSMELDQQILSAETVVLEEGDPSKWNKQNTSGQCPPTPLTDKVQMGLESDEFLGKPSSTIKKNPFEASVQDQYESLENPLVCITSMVVEEKSAFEFRSEGNSFQCPGDSQDDIDRIVVTKDVRTHSETVTEEELVLVRKELEKARERLSCSTHTVSEFGTIEKTILLVDAVSREIEAVKDIMQFEQQKIESLKPLGSERSALVFQKLAALKVSLSNITSSIAYFEQREDRAKARVNASMSSLDQHKADLACLQGQSDEINAKRREIKETEVEIRNNLWCLKSKLEEENKRQETQRVLLAIDNIERTEAPALICSKATELLKSEEEKTKLHKEIKQSQENLGVIKKQVEDLNRKAQKLDNQIRIKNLEMQESAKLVQEMELALGNVSNEKDILMEMKENGKPEIDDKIVEYQQCIFEDYFREEELMILEEDMHVLSIKLAIFESERAVAVKRASQLLSGQQYQRGLPSEKLQQELEDVQKSILEANKLLSAEKSSDSQVVLSASLHRIHGLENTETD, from the exons ATGTTCAAACTGCCATTCTTCTCCAAGACACCGAGTTCAGTGAAGACTCGGGTCGGGTTCCATGACCCACCCGATTCAGCTCGGGCAACTCCGAGCATGGCTAAGTCAATGTCCCGCGACAACTTGTTGCAGTCCTCAACTGTTCGAAATTTCAACGACAGAGAAGAATTTCGCGATTCTGCTAATAATGCGTTAGCAGTTCGAAGCTTTGATTTGCCCGAGGATCCTTCTTTTTGGAAAGACCACAATGTTCAG GTTATTATTAGACTTCGCCCTCTCAACACATCTGAGATATCACTGCAAGGCTCCAACAAGTGTGTTAGGCAAGAAAGTTCGCAGAGCATTACGTGGACTGGTCATCCTGAATCACGTTTCACCTTTGACGTTGTTGCAGATGAAAATGTTACACAG GAAAACCTTTTTAAAGTTGCTGGAGTGCCTATGGTTGAAAACTGTGTGGCAGGGTACAATAGCTGCATGTTTGCTTATGGTCAA ACTGGAAGTGGGAAAACACACACAATGTTGGGAGATATTGAAGGTGGCACTCGACGAAGTAGTGTTGATTGTGGCATGACGCCTAGAGTGTTTGAGCACCTGTTTTCCAGGATACAAAAG GAAAAAGAGGCTCGAAGAGAAGAAAAGTTCCGGTTCACTTGTAAATGCTCATTCTTGGAGATCTACAATGAACTGATCCTTGATCTTTTAAACCCATCCTCTGTCAACTTACAG ATTAGAGAAGATTTGAAGAAAGGCATTCATGTTGAAAATCTAACTGAGTTAGAGGTTACAAGTGCTCGAGAAGTTATGCAGCAACTTCTTCAG GGTGCTGCAAATAGAAAGGTGGCTTCCACCAACATGAACCGTGCAAGTAGTCGTTCCCACAGTGTATTTACCTGTGTTATTGAGAGTACT TGGGAATCCCAAGGTGTAACACATCATCGTTTCGCTAGACTAAATCTTGTAGATTTAGCTGGCTCCGAAAG GCAAAAGAGTTCTGGTGCAGAAGGCGACCGTCTTAAAGAAGCCACAAACATCAATAAGTCGCTGTCAACATTAGG ACTTGTGATAATGAACCTCGTGGGCATATCCAATGGAAAATCTCATCATGTGCCATATCGAGATTCGAAATTAACTTTTTTGCTTCAG GATTCACTTGGAGGGAATGCAAAAACCACTATAATTGCTAATATTAGTCCGTCCATTTG CTGCTCAGTGGAGACTCTAAGCACCCTAAAGTTCGCTCAGCGTGCAAAATTTTTAAAGAACAAT GCCATTGTCAATGAAGATGCTTCTGGGGATGTCCTTGCAATGAGAATGCAAATTCAGCAACTGAAG AAAGAAGTGTCTCATCTGCGTAGTTTACACGACGGAGGAGCTGGAAATCAGGATAGTGATGCCATGACATTGGGTTTGCTAGGATCCCCTGGAGCTTTTAAGTGGGAAGGGCTTAATAGTACATTGAGTCCCCTGGCCTCTAATAAAAGGCCGTCCCAG AAAAAAGAAGTCGAGGTTGCTCTTGTTGGGGCATTTAGGAGAGAAAAGGACAAAGACATGGCATTGCAAGCACTTACTGCTGAAAATCAGGCAGCTATGCAGCTG GCAAAACAAAGGCAAGATGAAATACAAGGCCTGAAAATGAGGCTTGGATTCAGAGAAGCAGGTATAAAGAGGTTAGAAGCTGTTGCCTCCGGAAAGATCTCTGCAGAGACCCACTTGTTGAAGGAAAAAGAGGAACACTTGAAAGAGATAGAGGTCTTGCGTGCTCAAGTTAACAAGAATCAGGAGGTGGCAAGATTTGCTATGGAAAATCTGCGTTTGAAAGAAGAAATTAGAAG ATTACAGTCTTTCTGCGAGGAAGGTGAAAGAGAGCGAATGAACGAACAGATAAACACATTGCAGTACAAG TTACTTGAAGCACTTGACTGGAAGCTTATGCATGAATCAGAACCATCAAATGCTCAG AAAAAGAGTCCTTGCTTGCTGACAGATCTGGACCAGCTCAACTTTAACAAG GAATCTGCTTCATCCTGGCAATCGATAATCAAAGAAGAGAATGAATTTCTTCGAATGCAG GCCATTCAAAACCAGGCAGAAATAGATTCTCTCCGGAAGAAACTTGAGTCTTATGTGGAGGCGAAAGAGAAAACGGAAAG ACACATCAAGGATCTGGAGGCAGAGTTGGAGGAAATTAGATCTGCCAAAGATACAAAAGAAGAAAGCGAGAAACTGCAAATTGACGCTCCTTTGACTATGACAAATGATATTAACAACAGTGACCAGCTGGAGCTCAAAGCTATGGTTGATGTCATTGGAGCAGCAAGTCAAAGAGAAGCTGAAGCACATGAAATGGCAATTACACTAGCAAAGGAGAATGATGAATTAAGAGCTAAGATCAAGGTTCTTCTCGAGGACAATAGTAAGTTGATAGATTTGTATGAAAGGGCAGCTGCAGAGACCAGTAAAGCCAATAATTTAGATGATCAATGTGATGCCAATGAAGACCAAGATACTGGATCTGGTGCTAGTCCTAAACTTGCGGAAATGCATGATGAAAATGAGAAACTGATGAGTTTGTATGAGaaagcaatgcaagagagagATGAGTTTAAAAGAATGCTTTTATCTGCCGTGAACAACAATAGTGCAGAGAGAGGAGATTTCGAGTGCCCGGAAAAGATTGCTGAGGTTGGAGGAGAATGTTATTCTGAGAGTAGCACCAGCATGGAGTTAGACCAGCAAATTTTATCTGCTGAAACAGTAGTCTTAGAAGAAGGTGATCCGTCCAAATGGAACAAGCAGAATACCTCTGGCCAGTGCCCACCAACTCCACTTACAGACAAAGTTCAGATGGGCTTGGAGTCCGATGAATTCCTTGGTAAACCAAGTTCAACCATTAAGAAGAACCCTTTTGAAGCAAGTGTTCAGGATCAATATGAGAGCTTGGAAAATCCTCTTGTGTGCATTACAAGTATGGTGGTTGAGGAAAAGAGCGCTTTTGAGTTTAGAAGCGAGGGTAATTCCTTCCAATGTCCTGGTGATTCTCAGGATGATATAGATAGAATAGTTGTTACTAAGGATGTCAGAACTCATTCTGAGACAGTGACGGAAGAGGAACTTGTTCTCGTGAGGAAGGAGCTGGAAAAAGCCCGTGAAAGGCTTTCATGTTCTACCCACACTGTCAGTGAGTTTGGGACAATTGAGAAAACAATACTTCTAGTGGATGCAGTCTCTAGGGAGATTGAAGCGGTAAAGGATATCATGCAGTTTGAGCAACAGAAGATTGAGTCCCTTAAACCTCTCGGATCAGAAAGAAGTGCCCTTGTGTTTCAAAAGCTTGCAGCACTTAAAGTTTCTCTATCAAATATCACTTCATCTATTGCTTACTTTGAACAGCGAGAAGATAGAGCAAAGGCAAGGGTGAATGCCTCAATGTCATCCTTGGACCAACATAAGGCAGATCTAGCCTGTCTTCAGGGTCAGAGTGATGAAATCAACGCGAAAAGAAGAGAGATCAAAGAAACTGAAGTGGAAATAAGGAACAACCTGTGGTGCCTAAAATCCAAACTTGAGGAAGAAAATAAAAGACAAGAAACTCAAAGGGTTCTCCTTGCCATTGATAACATTGAGAGAACTGAAGCTCCAGCTCTGATCTGCAGCAAGGCAACTGAATTGCTCAAATCTGAAGAAGAGAAAACAAAACTGCATAAAGAGATCAAGCAATCCCAGGAGAATCTTGGTGTCATCAAGAAGCAAGTTGAGGATTTGAACAGGAAAGCCCAAAAACTTGATAATCAAATACGGATTAAAAATTTGGAGATGCAAGAGTCTGCAAAATTGGTGCAGGAAATGGAACTTGCCCTTGGAAATGTCAGTAATGAAAAGGATATTCTTATGGAGATGAAAGAGAATGGGAAGCCCGAGATTGATGACAAGATAGTTGAATACCAGCAGTGTATCTTTGAAGATTATTTCAGGGAAGAAGAGCTTATGATACTTGAAGAAGATATGCACGTGTTGTCAATAAAATTAGCAATATTTGAAAGCGAAAGAGCAGTTGCGGTAAAGAGAGCATCCCAACTATTGTCTGGACAGCAATACCAAAGAGGCCTTCCATCAGAAAAATTGCAACAAGAGCTTGAAGATGTTCAGAAATCAATTTTAGAAGCCAATAAATTACTCTCAGCAGAAAAGTCAAGTGACAGTCAAGTTGTTTTGTCTGCCAGTCTCCATAGAATTCATGGACTTGAAAATACTGAAACAGATTAG